ACGACCGCGTCGACCGCGTGCTGAGCGACCTGAAGACGCTCGGCGTGAGCGAGTTGCGCATCGGGGTCTCCTGGGCCGACTGGCACACGCCCGAGGGCGAAGCGTGGTACGCGTGGCTGTTTCCACAGTTGGCCCGGCAGGTGAACGTGCTGCCATGCTTCCTGTACACGCCGCCCAGTTGGGGCGTGGCGCCCAAGACGAGCGCTCCGCCGCGTGATACGCGATGCTACGCCGACTTCATCGACCTGATGATTAAGCGGTTTGGACGGCACTTCGAGTACGTCGAGCTCTGGAACGAACCGAACAACCTGCGCGCGTGGGACGTCGCGCTCGACCCCTATTGGCTGAAGTTCAGCGAGATGGTCGGCGCGGCCGCCTATTGGGCCAAGCAGTGCGGCAAGAAGACCGTGCTTGGCGGTATGAGCCCCATCGATGCGGGTTGGCTCCGCCTGATGGGCGAGCGCAACCTGTTGCGCTATATCGACGCGGTCGGTGTGCACGCCTTCCCAGGTTCCAGCGAGGCCAAGTGGGAAGGGTGGCGGCCGGTCATCGACCCGGTTCGCACCGTGCTCGATCAATTTCAACCCGAGGCGCAAGTCTGGATCACCGAAACCGGCTACAGCACGTGGCGGCACGATGAGCGCCGCCAGTTGACGGCGTTTGTGGATACGATCGACGCGCCGGTCGACCGGGTCTACTGGTATGCCGCCCATGACCTGGATCCGATGCTGCCGACGGTGGATGGCTTCCACGCCGACGAACGCGAATATCACTACGGCCTGAAGCGCACCGATGGCGGCGAGAAGCTGCTTTACCGCCTGTGGGCCGAAGGCGGCACCGATGCGGTGCGCGATGCGTACTGGATCGGGCGCAGCGCGCACGTGATGGGCCAGGACAAGCCGGTGCTCATCACCGGGGGTTGCGGCTTCATCGGCACGAACGTCGCGCACCGCATAATGTCGAGCGGGCAAAGCGTGCTGCTGTACGACAACCTTTCTCGCCCCGGGGTCGAGAAGAACCTGCGATGGCTGCGCCAGGAGCACGGCGACTTGATGCGCATCGAGGCGGCCGACGTGCAGGACGCCCACGCGCTGCGCATGGCCGTGGCCCGCGCGAGCAAGGTGTTCCACTTCGCCGCCCAGGTTGCGGTGACGACGAGCCTCGTGAATGCGATCCACGACTTCGAGGTCAATGCCCGCGGCACGCTGAATCTGCTGGAGGCAATTCGCGCACAGGACGAGCCACCGCCGCTCGTGTTCACCAGCACCAACAAGGTCTACGGCGGTTTGCCCGACGTGCGTCTGCGATTGACGAATAACCGCTACGAACCCGTCGACGCCGCCGTGCGAGACTACGGCATTGGCGAATCGCGGCCACTGGACTTCCACAGCCCTTACGGTTGCTCGAAGGGCACCGCCGACCAATATGTGGTCGACTACGCCCGCACGTTTGGCCTGCCGGCGGTCGTGTTCCGCATGAGCTGCATGTACGGCCCGCACCAGTTTGGCAACGAGGACCAGGGCTGGGTGGCTCACTTCCTGATCAAGGCATTGAAGGGCGAGCCCATCACCATCTACGGCGACGGCAAGCAGGTGCGCGACATCCTGTTCATCGACGACCTCGTCGACGCCTTCCTGCTCGCTCAGGCACACATGAATGACGAACGCGTCCGCGGCCACGCATTCAACATTGGTGGCACGCCCGCGAACACGATCAGCCTGTTCGATCTGCTGGACATGATCGAAGACGTGCAGGGCACGCGGCCCGACGTGCGCTTCGGGTCGTGGCGGCCAGGCGACCAGCGCTACTACGTGTCTGACGCGCGCAAGCTGACCCGCGACACGGGCTGGCGACCAACCGTTTCAGCGGCCGAGGGCGTGGCACGCCTGAACGATTGGCTGGCGGCCAACGTTGCCAAGCCGCGCCGCCGGGCGATGTCGCTGGTGAAGCCGGGCCAGAGCGCCTGGAGCAGTATTGAAGCCAAGCAAGCTGCGGACACCGTCGCGCCGCTAACCCGGCCCGCCAAGGAGGACGTGAAATGACCGCCGCCGCTGTTGACCTGCAACCGTCAACCGTTCCCGTTAGGCGTTCCACCATGCGCGCGGCGGTGCTCGTTGCGCCCGAGGTGTTCGAGATGCGCAACGATGTCACCGTGCCCACGCCCGCCGCGGGCGAGGTGCGGGTGCGGATCGAAGGGTGCGGCGTGTGTGCGTCGAATATCCCGCCGTTCGAAGGTCGCGAATGGTTCCAATACCCCATGGCACCTGGCCAACTCGGCCATGAGGCATGGGGACGAATTGATGCGGTTGGTGAGGGTGTAAGTAGCCTTCAGGTGGGCGATCGCGTCGCGATGTTATCGAACAATGCATACGCCGAGTACGACGTGGCGCCGCAAGATAAGCTAGTTCGATTACCGGCGTCGCTAGACGGCCTACCGTTTCCGGCCGAGCCGTTGGGCTGTGCGATGAACATCTTTGAACGGGCCAATGTCCGCGCCGGCCAGACCATCGCCATCATCGGCATTGGCTTCCTCGGGGCGATGCTCACACAACTGGCGGCGCAAGCAGGTGCGCGTGTCATCGCCATTTCACGGCGGCCGTTCTCGCTGGACGTTGCGCGGCAGGCGGGCGCGCACGAGGTAATCCCAATGGACGACCATTGGCAGATCATTAACCGCGTCGCTGAACTGACCGCTGGCAGTGGCGGGTACGAGGTGAAGGGCTTCTGCGACGTGGTGATTGAAGCCGTCGGCAAACAGTGGCCGTTGGACTTGGCGGCCGAGCTTTGCGCGGTGCGCGGCCGGTTGGTCGTCGCGGGGTATCACCAGGACGGCCCACGGCAGATCAACATGCAGCTGTGGAACTGGCGTGGCCTGGACGTCATCAACGCCCACGAGCGAGATACCGCCGTCTACGTCCAAGGCATGAAAGCAGCCGCGGCGGCAGTCGCAGCAGGGCGGCTGGACCCATCGTCTCTGTACACGCACACGTTCCCGCTGGAACGCCTCGGCGACGCGCTTCGGATGACCCGCGAGCGGCCGGACGGCTTCCTGAAGGCACTGATCGAGATGTGAAGGAGATGACACCCGACATGAAGGTCCTGATGACGACAGACACGGTCGGCGGCGTATGGACGTACGCGCTCGACCTCATTCGCGCTCTACGGCCGCACGGCGTGGAAGTGGCACTGGCCACCATGGGCGCCGCCGTCTCGTCGGATCAGCGGGCTCAGCTGCAACGGTTGGAGAATGCCACATTGTTCGAAAGCACCTTTGCCCTTGAATGGATGCCCGATCCGTGGAACGACGTGCGCGAAGCTGGCCGCTGGCTGCTGGAGTTGGAGCAGACGCTTCAGCCAGATGTGATTCACTTGAACGGGTATGCGCACGGTGCGCTGCCGTTCGAGGCGCCGATCGTGGTAGTGGCGCACTCGTGTGTGTTGTCGTGGTGGCAGGCCGTGAAGGGCGAGGCCGCGCCACCGGAGTGGGACACTTACCGCCGGGCAGTACAGGAAGGCCTGCGCGGTGCCGATGCAGTTGTCGCACCGACGGCGGCGATGCTGGAATGCGTGCATCAACACTACGGCGTATTGGGCAACGAGCATGTCATTTTCAACGGGCGCGAGTCCGCTGCGTACGCTGTGAGAACGAAATCTTCCTTCATCCTGTCGGCCGGGCGGTTCTGGGACGAGGCGAAGAACATCACCGCGCTCGACTCCGTCGCACCGCATCTTACCTGGCCCATTTATGTCGCTGGCGACGTGGGCGGGCAACATGGTGCCAACGGTCGATGGACGACGAACGTGCGCTCGCTCGGCAGGCTCGATGCGGGTGCATTGGCGAAGCGGATGTCTCGCGCGGCGATCTACGCGATGCCGGCTCGGTACGAACCGTTTGGTTTGTCGATCTTGGAAGCCGCCATGTCTGGGTGTGCTCTGGTCATCGGCGACATCCCCAGCCTGCGCGAGGTGTGGGGCGACGCCGCGGTGTACGTGCCGCCGACCGATACGGCACAACTGACCGACGCGATTCGCGAGTTGTGCGTCAACGAAGGCCGGCGGGCCACCTTCGCGGCCAGAGCCACCGAACGCGCGCAACGGTACACGCTATCACAGGTCGGCGATCGTTACAAAGGTCTCTACCGGCAACTAACGGACTCCGCGAGCTTCAAGGAGAGCGATTCGAACGCGCCAGGGGCGCAAGAAGGGATTGCATGCGTTTCGTGATGTTCTATCACTCGCTGTTGTCGGATTGGAATCACGGCAATGCCCACTTCCTGCGCGGTGTCGTCTCCGAGCTTCTACTGCGCGGGCACCGGGTCGATGTGTACGAACCCGGCGACGCCTGGAGCCTGCAGAACCTGACAGCGGAGCACGGGCAGGAACCGATCGCTGCATTTCGCTCCGCTTATCCGGGGTTGACCAGCCTCCCCTACGACGCGTCCACGCTCGATCTGAATGCGGTGCTGGACGGTGCCGATGTCGTCTTGGTCCACGAATGGAGCGACCACGATCTGGTTCGCCGGGTTGGGCAGCACCGGGCACAAGGCGGCAGCTATCAGTTGCTGTTCCACGATACGCACCACCGCGCGATTACCGAAGAAGCGTCGATGTCGCGCTACGACCTCACCCATTTCGACGGCGTACTGGCCTTCGGCAACGTGCTGCGCGACCTCTACCTGAACCGCGGTTGGACCCGGCGCGCCTGGACCTGGCACGAGGCCGCCGACACGCGCCTCTTCCGCCCGATCGCCGACCGGCCCTGCGATGGCGACCTGGTGTGGGTAGGCAATTGGGGCGATGACGAACGCACGGCCGAGTTGCAGGAGTTCCTGCTGGACCCCGTGAAGCAGCTGAAGCTGAAGGCGCGCATCCACGGTGTGCGCTATCCTGATCACGCCAAGTCCGCACTGGCCGACGCCGGTGTGGAGTATGCGGGCTGGCTTGCCAACTTCCGCGCCCCCGACGTCTTTGCGCGCTTCCGCGTCACGGTTCACGTGATGCGTCGCCCGTACACGTTGGCGCTGCCCGGCATCCCGACGATTCGCGTCTTCGAAGCGCTGGCGTGCGGCATTCCGCTCGTCTGTTCGCCTTGGAACGATGCCGAGAACCTCTTCACCGCAGGGCAGGATTACCTGGTGGCCCGCAATGGCGAGGAGATGAGGCGCCACCTGCGGACACTGATCAGCGACCGCGATTATGCACGTCAACTGGCTGCGCATGGGCATCGCACGGTCCTATCACGACACACGTGTGCGCATCGCGTCGATGAGTTGCTCAACATCGTCGCGGAGCTGCGTGTAGAGCGGCGGCCTGCCGGGGGGCACTTGTCGACGTCGGCACCCGCCAACAAGTCCGCCGCATTGGAGCACGCGCAGTGAATTGGTTCAGATAAGCATGGAACGATTATGAACTCACGCCTGAACATCGCATTCTTCGGCTCAAGCCTCGTCAGCGCGTATTGGAACGGTGCCGCCACGTACTACCGTGGCATCGTGCGAGCGCTGCACGGCCGCGGACACAAGGTCACGTTCTACGAGAGCGACGCGTACGATCGCCAGAAACATCGAGACATTGCGGACCCCGAATGGGCGAAGGTCGTCGTCTACTCGCATGAAAGCACGGGAGACGTACGGCGATGTTTGGACGTCGCGGCCGAGGCGGATCTGATCATCAAGGCGAGCGGCAACGGCGTGTTTGATGATCTGCTGGAAGCGGCCGTGGCTGATCTGAAGCGACCGTCGAACGTTGTCTGCTTCTGGGATGTCGACGCTCCCGCGACGCTCGAGCGCGTTCAGACGAACCCGGCCGACCCGTTCCGCTCGCTCGTGCCGCGGTACGACCTCGTACTTACCTACGGGGGCGGTGACCCGGTGGTGCAGGCGTACGAGGCACTGGGGGCGCGAAAGTGCATCCCGATCTACAACGCGCTCGACCCCCATACGCATCACCCAGTCCAGCCAGAACCGAAGTTCGCTGCCGACCTTGGCTTTTTGGGCAACCGATTGCCCGACCGCGAGGCGAGGGTTGAGGAGTTCTTCCTCAATACCGCCGCACAGTTGCCGGCCATGCAGTTCATGATTGGTGGCAATGGCTGGCACGACAAATCGATGCCGGCGAACGTGCGCGACGTCGGCCACGTTTACACGCGCGATCACAATGCGTTCAACTGTTCGCCGCGCGCCGTGCTGAACGTCAATCGCGACAGCATGGCTCGGTACGGATTCTCACCCGCCACCCGCGTGTTCGAGGCGGCCGGCGCTGGCGCGTGCCTTATCACCGATGCATTCGTAGGCGTCGAACAGTTCTTCGAGCCTGACGAAGAAATCCTCGTCGCTCGCGATGGCGACGAAGTGGCGGAACACGCGCGTTCGTTGTCGGCCGAGCGGGCGAGAACGATCGGCCAGGCGGCGCTGCGGCGGGTGTTGTCGGAACACACTTACGATCACCGCATCGGTCTGCTTGAGCAAGTGCTCGATGGGGTTGGCAGCAGCCGACCGGGACAGGCAGCCACTCTCGCATCGGTGTCAGCATGACGACCTTAAACTTCACGCAAAACCCGGAACAGGCAGTTGCAGCAGGCACGCGCGCGCCAACAGATGCTGAGTCGCTGCGGATCGTCATCATCGGGTTGACGATCACCAGTTCGTGGGGCAACGGCCACGCCACCACCTACCGTGGACTGGTTCGCGAACTGGTGCGCCGCGGTCACGACGTGGTGTTTCTGGAGCACGATAAGCCGTGGTACGCCAGCAATCGCGATTTGCCCAATCCGCCTTATGGGCAGACATGTCTGTACGACAGCATTGACACACTAAAGGACCAGTTCGAATCTGACGTTCGAAATGCGGATCTCGTCATCGTTGGATCGTACGTGCCAGAGGGCGTCACCGTAGGTGAATGGGTCACTCGAACCGCCCGCGGTACGACCGCGTTCTACGATATCGATACACCGGTGACCCTGGCCAAGCTGGCTCGTGGCGATTTGGAATATCTGTCGCCGGAACTAATTCGCAAGTACCGAATGTACCTGTCATTCACCGGCGGGCCGACGCTCACGCGGCTCGAGCAGCAGTTCGGCTCACCCCGTGCGCTGCCGCTCTATTGCAGTGTCGACCCGGCGTTGTACCACCCGGAAGAACGCCCGCGGCGATGGGACCTCGGCTACCTCGGCACGTACAGCACCGACCGTCAACCACCGTTGGACCGATTGCTGTTGCAGCCGGCCAGGGAATGGGAACAAGGCCGTTTCGTGGTGGCCGGGCCGCAATATCCACAGGATGTCGATTGGACGAACGTCGATCGCATCGAGCATCTGCCCCCTGCGGAACATCGCGCGTTTTACAACGAGCAGGCCTTCACGCTGAACATCACGCGCGCCGACATGATCGCCGCCGGCTACAGCCCGAGCGTACGCCTGTTCGAAGCGGCAGCGTGCGGGGTACCGATCATCAGCGACGTGTGGGACGGCATCGAGACCCTCTTCACCCCCGATGAGGAAATCCTGCTGGCACGGTCGACGGCAGACGTGCTGCGATACCTGCGCCAGACCAGCGACGCCGACCGCCGGCAGATTGGTGAGCGCGCCCGGCAGAAGGTGCTGTCCGCCCACACCGCGGCGCATCGGGCGGCGGAACTGGAGCGCTATGCCCTGCAATCGTTAGGCGGTCGAACGCCGATGGCGACGCCGGTTGCATGATTTATCTGCTTCGACCGGACAAGGAGTGCAAGCCCAACAGCCGACGGAGTGACCGCTATGACGACAACGATCGACCACGATTCCAAAGCCGCCGCGGTAGATCCTGAGATCGCCGCGCTTGGTCCCTGGTTTCACAACCTGCATTTGCCTGATGGCCGACAGACTTGCCCCGACCACTGGCTCGGCGATTTTCCGTCCTTCAAGTGGCGGGAGGTCGCCGGCTCAATTCCGGAGGACCTGAACGGTTGGCGGTGCCTCGACATCGGATGCAACGCCGGCTTCTACTCGTTCGAGATCGCCAAGCGCGGCGGCAGCGTGCTGGGCATCGATCTCGATGATCGATATCTCACGCAAGCGCGCTGGGCCGCAGAACAGTTCGGGTTGAGCGGCCGCACGCGCTTCGAACGCATGCAGGTGTACGACCTGGCCCGGCTGAACGAGCGGTTCGACCTCGTGCTCTTCATGGGCGTGCTCTACCACCTGCGCTACCCGATGCTGGGGCTCGATATCGTCTGCCAGAAGGTCGATCGGCTCATGCTGTTCCAAACGCTGACGATGCCCGGCACCGACGTGTTCGAACAGACGTGGGACCGCAACTTCCCCGAGCGACACCTCATGCAGGAAGCCGGCTGGCCAAAGATGGCCTTCTTCGAGCACGGCTTCGCCGGCGACCCGACGAACTGGTGGGCGCCGAACCATGCGGCGTGTGAAGCGATGTTGCGGTCGGCGGGCATGTGCATCGTCGGTCGGCCGGGTCACGAGTTCTACCTGTGCGAGCCTGATCCTGCTCGGCCGGCCAGCATCGCCACGTGGAATGCCGCGGAGCTGCTGTCGGCGACGGGGCGGTCGCAACGGTAGGTCGCCCACATCGCAGGAGGTCCTGATGTCGACGGTGCTCGCACACGATGGAACGCAACGCGCCCGCACGCTGCGCGACACGCTGGGCGTGTGCCAGTGGTTTCACTATGAGGACCACCGTGCCGTCGACCGCACGATCGAGCTGATGCGGGAGTTAAACGTCAGGCACCTGCGCACCGGCGTGTCGTGGGCCGACTACGTTCGACCCGGTGGCAAGGCGTGGTACGACTGGCAGATGGCGCGGCTGCGCGAGGGCGGCATCGACGTGCTGCTGTCCGTCTGGCACACGCCGCCGAGCATCTCGATCGCCAACGCCTGCAATGCGCCGCCGCGGCGTTTGCAGGACTACGCGGACTTCATCGACCTGCTCATCACCGACTACGGCGACGCGTTCAGCGCGCTGGAGCTGTGGAACGAGCCCAACAACCGCTACAAGTGGAACTTCCCCGTCCACGATCCCCAGTGGCGCCAGTTCGCCGAGATGATCGGCGCGGCGGCGTACTGGGCGAAGCAGCGGGGCGTGTACACGGTGCTGGGCGGCATGATCCCGGTCGACCATCACTGGCTAAACCTGATCGCCGACTACGGTGTGCTGCAACACATCGACGCCGTCGGCATCCACGCCTTCCCCGGCATGTGGTTCCCAGACAACCCAAACTGGGACTGGCACGCCCGCTGGGACGGCTGGGCCGCCAAAATCGCCTACGTCGCCGAGCATTCCGGCGGCCGCCCGATCTGGGTCACTGAGACCGGTATTGCAACGTGGGACCTGGCGCTGCACCGCGAGGCTAAGTACGAACTGCAAGTGCAGGCGCTGCGCGACGCCGCGGCCGCCGCTGCGTCATCGTCGGCCGCGCGGGTGTATTGGTACAGCCTGATCGACCTCGACCCGACCCGAGATGCTATCGAAGGGTTCCACGTTGATGAGAACGAGTACCACATGGGACTGGTGAAGGATGATGGGTTTCGGAAGGACGCGTTCGAGGTAATGAAGCAACTGATGCGAACCCCGGCAAGTATCGTCCCTCTGGAAATGAAAAAAGCCATGCCGTCAACTCGGGTTTGAGGACGGCACGGCTGGATAGAGTTTACCGAGTACTACTTAGATGCCTTACGACTCCTAGTAGTCGTACGGCGAGACACGAACTTGACCGAACTCGTGGATTTGAACGGTCGCGGCATGCCCGTCCACGAAGCTCACGTTGATACGCTTATCGTGACGCTTCAGCGGAATACCAGCCGTTAGCCAGCTCGCCTCGTAGATGTTCCGCAGGGTGCCACCGCCCGACCAATGGCTGGAGTAAACCAGCATGGCATTGTCCTCTACATCATAGGACGGAGACGGACTGGTCTGCGGCCAAACGCCGCGGTCGGCAAACAGCATCGTCTCAGACGACTTCTTCACGCGGTGAAGCAGCGTCTGCAGGGGCTGGCCTTGCGTACCGTTATATGACGGCTGGCCCTTATAAGTGCCAAGTGTGTGCGAGAAGCCGACCCGTCCCTCGCCAGACGAGTTGGACACGGCCGCGATGTCGGCATTGATGCCATATGACACCTTGATCCGCTCGTGCGTGATGTTGTTCATCCGGTAGCCGCCATCTTCGATGGCGGGATCGCTGGGGCACCAGAAAATCTTCGCGACATCGTCGGGAGCATCCTGGAAGTTCACGCTCGACTTCTTACCGAGATAGGGGAGCAGTGCGCTCGCCCAGTCTTTGATGTCGCCCGAGTCGCGGTACTGCCACTTTCGGCGCGACGGGTCTTGATCGTTGAATGCGATCGCGTGCTCGGTCGCGGTGGGAATGCGTCCCTTCCACTCATTGGCGTGCATGATGGCCGCCATGGCGATCTGGCGCAGATTCGATGTGCACTGAAGGTTCTGTGCGGCCCGCCGCGCCTTGTTCAGGCTAGGCAGCAGGATGCTGATCAGCAGGGCGATGATGCCGATGACGACCAGCAGTTCAACCAGGGTGAAGGCCGTGGGACGACGCGTGGGAGTAAGGTGGGTCATAGAAGTGCCTTGTGTTCTTATGAATACGGTGAGTTTCCTAATCGGTTTCTAGTGGTTTACCCTTTTTTTGCGACGGCGGAGCAGCAGGCCACTGGCGGTGGCCAGCAGGCCGAGGGACGTCGGCTCGGGGACGGGGACCGCGGCGCTCAGCGAGCGGTAGTAGTCCAGCGTGCCCTGCGACACGAGCGGCGACGAGCCGTTCGGCGCGGTCAGACCCAGGTTGTGCAGCCGCTGCAGCTCGTTACCCAATATGAACCAGTCCGAATTGGTCAGATAACCGTCCGCGTTCAAGTCGGCGGCGGGGTTGAACTGGCGGTTGTTGGTCGACAGGAGCCGCAGCATCTCGTCGAGGTCGTTGCCCTCGATGTAGCCGTCGAACGTCGTATCACCCAGCCCATGGCCGCGTCCGGTGGCGGGGTTGATGCCGGCGAAGCGTTGCACGTTGTAGGTGCCGGTCATCTCGTAGGTGACGATCGTGATCGCGTTGTTGCCGTTGTTGATGTCCGACAGGCCGAACTTGAACAGATCGGTGTCGATCTGCCCGGCCCGGTTGCCACCGTTCACCAGCGACTGCACTTCGGCGTCGGTGAGGGCCGCCCCGAGGTTCATGAACACGTGCATGCTGTCGGCGGTGCCATCGGTCGATTGAACGAGCAGGTCGCGGTCCTCCGGATGGGCCGGGTCCCACGGCTTGAACTCGCTCGTCAACACCTGACTTACCGGCTTCAGCCGGTCGACGTAGATCGTCTCCTTGAAGCTGCTGTAGACCGCCGGTCCACCGTCGCTGCGATGGCGGAAGGCGCGCACCTCGATGAAGTGGTAGCCCTCGCTCAGCTGCGAAGCGTCGACCGATTGGCTGTAGCTGCCGTTGCCGGTCGCGCTGCCGTAGCCGGCGTTGCTTTGCGAGAAACGTTCGAACCCGTAGACGACGCTGTTGGGCGTGACGTGGTCGACGTACCCGTTGCCGTTCACGTCGATGCCGCCGTCGATCTTGAGCACGGCCCCGTCGCCGTCGGCGTCGTAGTCGCGGAAGTAACCGAGCAGGTTGACCGCGTTCGTGTTCAGCGTGATGTCGAAGTTGTCCGACTTCACCACCTGCACGCTGGCGGTGCGGGCCGAGCCGTTGTTCCAGTCGGTCTGCGCATCGGGCCCGATCGTCTGGGCGACGTTGCTGAGCAACAGTTGGCCTTGGGGCGTGGCCAAGCCGTAAATCAGGTAGCCCTTGTCGACGTTATCGTTGTTCAGGAACTTGGCCCGCACGTACGAGGGGCCGTTGAAGTAGTCGTTGGTGACGGTCAGCAGTTCCGGCAGGCCGTTGGCCTTGGCGTTGCCGGTCAGTTCGATCAGTGGCGTGCCCCAGGGCAGGTCCACGTTCATGTTGGTCCAGTCGCTCGAGCCACCGTCGTTGCGGTTGGAGAGCATGACCAACGCCGATCCGCTGCGCTCGAACGCGTGGTAGTCGGTGCTGATCCAGCGCTCGCGATAGTCACCGCGGCCATGCGTGTTGCGGATGTTCACCAGTTCCGTGATCGTGTCACCGTAACGGCCACCGAGCGCGTCGCCGCGACCGTCTTTGGGAAAGTCGCGGCCGTTGCCGTGCTCTTTGGCGTTGAAGTAGACGACGGCGTTGCCCGGCTGCATGAGCACGTAGGCATGGGCGACGTTGTTGAGGTAGGCGCCGTTGCCCTTGTCGTGGCTGCCCACGAACATCACGCCGGCCGAGCCGTTGCGCTTGCCGTCGTCGTAGCTGTCGAGGCCGGCGTTCACGACGTTGTTCCAGTTGTTCTGGAAGCCGTTGCCGGTCAGGTTGTTGTTGAGCGCGTCGACGAGCGCAAAGTCGAGCACGTCACGGTTGCCACCAATTCGGCCGGGATCGTTGGGGTTGATGTCCTTGCGGACAAAGTCATCGTCAACCTGGTTTGCATCGTGCCAGTCGGCCCCGCGCAGCAGGTAGTCGCGGTTGCTATCGAACACCTCGCCGTAGCTGAAGACGTGCGCGGTGGAACCGTCGAGCAGCTTGCGGTCGTTCGACCGGTAGACGGCCCGGTCGTAGTAGTTCAGGCTGAAGCCTTCGACGTGCTTGGCCGCGTCGATGCGGAAGCCATCGGCGCCGATCTCCTGCACCAGCCACTGCGTGTAGCGCATCAGGTAGCCGGTGGCGTTCTCGGGCGTCGCGTCGCCGGCCATCGGGTTCTCTTTGTTGAACGAGTAAACCTTGATGTCGGTTTCGCCGGTGCGCGGGTCAAAGACGCTGATCGACGGGCCTTGCAGGTCGGGGTAAAAGCGCGCGTTGTTCGGGTCGGCCACGTTCGCCAACCGACCCCACTGCGCCGTGGTACCGGCGGGGAGGTTGCGGGAATCGTTCGGATCGACGGGGTTTCGGATGAACTGCCAGTTCTTCCCGTGATCGATGTCGATCAGACCCGAGAGGCGGCCCTGGAGGTCGCCGTAGGAGTACGACGAGTTGAAATCACCGTCGGTGTTGGGAACGCCGTAGGGGTCACTTCCACCGTCGGGGTTCTGCATGACGAATCCGGGATAGCCACCCGCTTCGATGAAACCGGGGGTGCCGGCGTCGCTGAACCCGTTGTGGTTGATGATCAGGTCGAGGTGAAGGTCGACCCCGATCTTGTCGTACGTGCGGGCGACGTTCTTCAGGCCCTTCTCGGTGCCGTAGAGCGTGGGGTTGCCGGCCTTGCCGAGGTCGAACCGGTCGTAGACGTCGTAGCCGACCGATTGATTGCCACTATCCGCCCGGCCCGGTGGCGGCAGCCAGACCGATCCATAGCCCGCCTTGAACACGTCGGCAGCGCGGCGGGCCTGCGACTGGTAGGTGCCGTCGAACCACTGCAAGATCGCCGGTGCCGAGACATCTTCTGCGTGGGCATTGCCCGTGAGCGAAGCGATCACCATCGCGGCGGCAAGGGCAAGGGCGGACTGGCGGGGCGGTGTGTACATCATGGTTGCTTAAACAAATTGAACCGATTAACCGCTATTGAATAAGAAGGGCCGGCACCCGGTAGGATGCCGGCCTTCGGTGCGTTAGTTCGCGTGACGACGACGCAGCAACGCGACGCCACCCAGCGCGAGCAGCCCAAGGCTGGTCGGTTCGGGGACGGGCGTTGCAGTGGTGAAGGTGCCGAAAGTCGAGAATGTCTGCGTGCCGGTGAACCCGGCGTTCGGCGCGTCACCGGCGCTGCCCGGCGTGGTCACGCTCAGGCCGATCGTCTCGTTCGAGCGGTAGCCTGACGTGCTGATCAGCGTGCCGACAAAGTCGAACGAGCCACCGTCGGCCACGCCGAGCGCGGCCTTGCTGTAGCTGAAGGTGAACGGCCCGGTGCCGCTACCGCTCAAACCACCACTGCTGACGAAGCCGAAA
Above is a window of Tepidisphaeraceae bacterium DNA encoding:
- a CDS encoding glycosyltransferase codes for the protein MNSRLNIAFFGSSLVSAYWNGAATYYRGIVRALHGRGHKVTFYESDAYDRQKHRDIADPEWAKVVVYSHESTGDVRRCLDVAAEADLIIKASGNGVFDDLLEAAVADLKRPSNVVCFWDVDAPATLERVQTNPADPFRSLVPRYDLVLTYGGGDPVVQAYEALGARKCIPIYNALDPHTHHPVQPEPKFAADLGFLGNRLPDREARVEEFFLNTAAQLPAMQFMIGGNGWHDKSMPANVRDVGHVYTRDHNAFNCSPRAVLNVNRDSMARYGFSPATRVFEAAGAGACLITDAFVGVEQFFEPDEEILVARDGDEVAEHARSLSAERARTIGQAALRRVLSEHTYDHRIGLLEQVLDGVGSSRPGQAATLASVSA
- a CDS encoding glycosyltransferase encodes the protein MTTLNFTQNPEQAVAAGTRAPTDAESLRIVIIGLTITSSWGNGHATTYRGLVRELVRRGHDVVFLEHDKPWYASNRDLPNPPYGQTCLYDSIDTLKDQFESDVRNADLVIVGSYVPEGVTVGEWVTRTARGTTAFYDIDTPVTLAKLARGDLEYLSPELIRKYRMYLSFTGGPTLTRLEQQFGSPRALPLYCSVDPALYHPEERPRRWDLGYLGTYSTDRQPPLDRLLLQPAREWEQGRFVVAGPQYPQDVDWTNVDRIEHLPPAEHRAFYNEQAFTLNITRADMIAAGYSPSVRLFEAAACGVPIISDVWDGIETLFTPDEEILLARSTADVLRYLRQTSDADRRQIGERARQKVLSAHTAAHRAAELERYALQSLGGRTPMATPVA
- a CDS encoding DUF1559 domain-containing protein, translating into MTHLTPTRRPTAFTLVELLVVIGIIALLISILLPSLNKARRAAQNLQCTSNLRQIAMAAIMHANEWKGRIPTATEHAIAFNDQDPSRRKWQYRDSGDIKDWASALLPYLGKKSSVNFQDAPDDVAKIFWCPSDPAIEDGGYRMNNITHERIKVSYGINADIAAVSNSSGEGRVGFSHTLGTYKGQPSYNGTQGQPLQTLLHRVKKSSETMLFADRGVWPQTSPSPSYDVEDNAMLVYSSHWSGGGTLRNIYEASWLTAGIPLKRHDKRINVSFVDGHAATVQIHEFGQVRVSPYDY
- a CDS encoding TIGR04290 family methyltransferase, translating into MTTTIDHDSKAAAVDPEIAALGPWFHNLHLPDGRQTCPDHWLGDFPSFKWREVAGSIPEDLNGWRCLDIGCNAGFYSFEIAKRGGSVLGIDLDDRYLTQARWAAEQFGLSGRTRFERMQVYDLARLNERFDLVLFMGVLYHLRYPMLGLDIVCQKVDRLMLFQTLTMPGTDVFEQTWDRNFPERHLMQEAGWPKMAFFEHGFAGDPTNWWAPNHAACEAMLRSAGMCIVGRPGHEFYLCEPDPARPASIATWNAAELLSATGRSQR